In Colletotrichum destructivum chromosome 8, complete sequence, the following proteins share a genomic window:
- a CDS encoding Putative zn(2)Cys(6) fungal-type DNA-binding domain-containing protein, with the protein MAAESSKPTSKRRMRVQKSCTECQRRKQKCIIRQTDAPCVNCSRRFPPVECTITQVASCNPRQAYEDQVLTFELPSLSGGQGKQPEDPLHSCHSKALPGIAFLDLPWTLTMRNRRRKEARSKDVPGHDRKNPRIAHCSEDLKYQDKTLAETKARANLFLDGDGDPMAFYHSSPAAIGGILTEVTTLHGMPLPEGPRTAELLRFYIEVVAPNMVSIDGQSQPPVFLAEVLPWMLQSPLFPNIGILMSSTTQALERGSEISKNPESLALKARVLSIIAEYMQRPFDAIAIEMVRSIVNLVVMEWFWGADESMFAHMRGIKHMIKLKKGMRGLGDIVGESIMILTDYEIACAFETDLYWLENDPARDEEIPVPTTWPDCYDSPLMASSSRFESIAGKLGLCATAAKILDDVRFLTVSITSQSASSGWTCKIRSTATWLYNRLRDRDTVGPAIVTSEEEWILETVRIAALIYSWSIKSMRQISRFDDNETLEAAYQALTSVSMTTWKRIPGVFLWIMLVAAPNAAPDAKGRFVRRKMAVTGLSIGFEDFGLGISYLKAFWSVQQWIAKEGNVGVQRLDDKWSSTLGREARSSHKSHESV; encoded by the exons atggccgccgagTCGTCGAAGCCAACGTCGAAGCGGCGGATGAGAGTCCAAAAGTCGTGCACCGAATGCCAGAGACGGAAGCAGAAG TGCATAATCCGGCAGACAGATGCACCATGCGTGAACTGCTCGAGGCGCTTCCCGCCCGTGGAGTGTACCATCACCCAGGTCGCGTCGTGTAACCCTAGGCAAGCGTACGAGGACCAGGTCTTGACCTTTGAACTGCCCTCACTTTCTGGGGGACAGGGGAAGCAACCGGAGGATCCCTTGCATAGCTGCCACTCGAAAGCGCTACCGGGGATTGCATTCCTGGACTTACCATGGACCCTGACTATGCGAAATCGCCGCAGGAAGGAAGCCAGATCGAAAGACGTGCCTGGCCATGATCGTAAAAACCCAAGAATAGCACACTGTTCCGAAGACCTCAAATACCAAGATAAGACACTGGCGGAGACGAAAGCGCGTGCCAACCTCTTCCTCGATGGAGATGGCGATCCGATGGCGTTTTATCACAGCAGTCCCGCTGCTATCGGTGGTATACTTACAGAGGTTACGACCCTCCACGGAATGCCGCTTCCTGAAGGGCCCAGAACAGCAGAGCTTCTACGTTTTT ATATTGAGGTCGTCGCACCCAACATGGTGTCAATTGACGGCCAGAGCCAGCCGCCTGTGTTCCTTGCCGAGGTCCTGCCATGGATGCTGCAGTCCCCTTTGTTTCCCAACATTGGCATCctgatgtcgtcgacgactcAGGCGCTCGAGCGAGGATCGGAGATCTCTAAAAACCCAGAGTCGCTCGCTCTTAAGGCCCGGGTGCTGTCCATCATTGCAGAATACATGCAGCGGCCATTCGACGCCATTGCGATAGAGATGGTCCGCTCCATCGTAAACCTCGTCGTTATGGAG TGGTTTTGGGGCGCCGACGAAAGCATGTTTGCCCACATGAGAGGCATCAAACACATGATCAAACTCAAAAAGGGCATGCGTGGTCTGGGAGACATTGTGGGCGAGTCCATCATGATTCT CACCGACTACGAGATTGCGTGTGCGTTTGAGACGGACCTCTACTGGTTGGAGAATGACCCGGCCCGGGACGAGGAAATCCCTGTGCCGACGACGTGGCCGGACTGCTATGACAGCCCgttgatggcgtcctcgtctcGGTTCGAGAGCATCGCAGGGAAGCTTGGGCTATGCGCAACGGCGGCCAAAATCCTGGACGACGTGCGCTTTCTCACAGTTTCCATCACGTCACaatcggcctcgtcgggaTGGACGTGCAAGATTCGTAGCACAGCAACGTGGCTGTATAACAGActgagagacagagacacagTCGGGCCTGCCATCGTCACATCGGAAGAAGAATGGATCCTCGAGACTGTCCGGATCGCCGCTCTGATCTACAGCTGGTCCATCAAGTCGATGCGCCAGATATCTCGAttcgacgacaacgagacGCTCGAGGCCGCGTACCAAGCGCTGACGAGCGTAAGTATGACAACATGGAAGCGGATACCGGGGGTGTTTCTCTGGATCATGTTGGTGGCGGCCCCGAATGCGGCGCCGGACGCCAAGGGGAGGTTCgtgaggaggaagatggccgTCACGGGGCTGTCGATCGGATTCGAGGACTTTGGGCTCGGGATATCGTACCTAAAGGCCTTCTGGAGTGTCCAGCAGTGgatcgccaaggagggcaacgTGGGGGTGCAGAGGCTGGATGACAAGTGGTCTTCGACTCTTGGCCGGGAGGCTCGGTCGAGTCACAAAAGTCACGAGAGCGTCTGA
- a CDS encoding Putative CENP-V/GFA domain, Mss4-like superfamily protein — MSDILASQSLINGSCLCGAVKYTVAGGYALTVLCHCNSCRKFTGSSFGANSLVDRANLTVHDLESKISVYAAPTAESGTSLARSFCSACGSSLFVANDAFPNQVAVTSGSMDNVQGGHDADNDKMWRPKLEFFCKRKATWLTTEGTVERDSM; from the exons ATGTCTGACATCCTCGCTTCCCAGTCTCTCATCAACGGAAGCTGCCTCTGCGGTGCAGTCAAATACACCGTTGCGGGAGGTTACGCCCTCACGGTACTATGCCACTGCAACAGCTGCCGGAAGTTCACTGGTTCCTCATTTGGCGCCAACAGCTTGGTCGATAGAGCG AACCTTACCGTGCACGACCTCGAGTCCAAGATCTCGGTGTACGCGGCCCCAACCGCCGAGTCCGGTACCTCGCTGGCCCGTTCCTTCTGCAGTGCCTGCGGATCTTCACTCTTCGTGGCCAACGATGCCTTTCCAAACCAAGTCGCCGTTACGTCGGGTTCCATGGATAACGTGCAGGGCGGCCATGATGCCGACAACGATAAGATGTGGAGGCCGAAGCTGGAGTTTTTCTGTAAGAGAAAGGCAACATGGTTAACAACCGAAGGTACTGTTGAGAGAGACAGTATGTGA
- a CDS encoding Putative glycoside hydrolase, family 43, concanavalin A-like lectin/glucanase domain superfamily: MAANEGRAIFLNPVIPGFNPDPTVCVVPATESSPTTYFLSTSTFEYFPGCAIYTSTDLINWKLIGHALTRKSQIELRTVEPGAGSWASTLRYRPQEKRWYLANGLFQRYRPANDERIFPRGFYVWTDNIWDDNSWSDPVYFDNPGFDQDLFWDDDGKVYLSTTVRMGKRTPGLKLKDFAIHISEIDIVTGRTLTPPQVIRESPHGIAEGSHIIRKGKYYYLFTAEGGTEAGHQEWALRSETGPYGPWEGQGGPLWYNGPDEEVQRTGHCDVFEDGHGQWWAVMLGVRPVKSEGKFLEPQMGRETFLVRVDWEDDWPIFNQGRNITLQTIGRGPIREVAVADENGVKWKADLSKPSLELGWYHKNTPTKPCHSLTERPGHLRLYGNCFDLSSPESPAMLLRKQSSFNEIFRVKMFFKPSRAGYESGITVWWSQYSYATIGIGAVQPQDDRPAVPTIVSRQPTGKINELKLTRPLLESRSSPASALDLDQPVQFTIITSPTKYEVRLSVGEVNTNISFTSEDLTVLPPVGGAFCGVMYGIYSFGRNEPVLDPSDFTDIEILEIRP, encoded by the exons ATGGCTGCCAACGAGGGCAGAGCAATCTTCCTCAATCCCGTCATTCCGGGCTTCAACCCAGACCCGACCGTCTGCGTCGTTCCGGCAACGGAATCGAGCCCTACGACGTACTTTCTGTCGACTTCCACTTTTGAGTATTTCCCGGGTTGCGCCATCTACACGTCAACGGACCTCATCAACTGGAAGCTCATTGGCCATGCACTTACACGCAAGAGCCAGATTGAGTTGCGAACCGTGGAGCCGGGAGCTGGAAGCTGGGCAAGCACACTTCGGTACCGGCCGCAGGAAAAGCGTTGGTATCTTGCCAACGGCCTGTTCCAGAGATATCGTCCAGCAAACGAC GAACGCATCTTTCCTCGAGGCTTCTACGTCTGGACTGACAACATCTGGGATGATAACTCCTGGTCAGACCCTGTGTACTTTGACAATCCTGGATTCGACCAAGAC CTCTtctgggacgacgacggaaaGGTCTACCTTTCTACCACAGTACGCATGGGGAAGCGCACACCGGGACTCAAGTTGAAGGACTTTGCTATTCATATTTCAGAGATAGATATCGTCACAGGGAGGACCTTGACCCCGCCACAAGTGATCCGAGAATCCCCCCATGGCATCGCTGAAGGCTCGCACATCATTCGCAAAGGGAAGTACTACTATCTCTTCACCGCTGAGGGCGGCACGGAAGCCGGTCATCAGGAATGGGCTTTGAGAAGCGAGACAGGGCCATACGGTCCGTGGGAGGGGCAGGGCGGGCCTTTGTGGTACAACGGgcccgacgaggaggtccaACGGACCGGCCACTGCGACGTGTTTGAGGATGGTCATGGACAGTGGTGGGCTGTGATGCTTGGTGTCCGTCCTGTCAAGTCTGAAGGCAAGTTTCTCGAGCCTCAGATGGGTCGAGAGACATTCTTGGTTCGAGTTGACTGGGAGGACGATTGGCCCATCTTCAATCAGGGCCGAAATATTACACTTCAAACCATTGGCAGGGGGCCGATCCGTGAAGTTGCCGTTGCGGATGAGAACGGAGTCAAGTGGAAGGCGGATCTTTCCAAGCCGTCCCTTGAGCTTGGCTGGTATCACAAGA ACACACCGACCAAACCCTGTCACAGTCTTACGGAGCGTCCGGGCCATCTAAGACTCTATGGTAACTGCTTCGACCTAAGCAGCCCCGAGTCGCCAGCGATGCTGTTAAGGAAGCAGTCATCCTTCAATGAGATCTTTCGGGTGAAGATGTTCTTCAAGCCCAGCAGAGCAGGTTATGAGTCGGGTATCACCGTTTGGTGGAGCCAGTATTCCTACGCCACCATTGGCATCGGTGCAGTTCAGCCACAAGATGACAGGCCGGCTGTCCCAACCATCGTCAGTAGGCAGCCAACAGGCAAGATCAATGAGCTCAAG CTCACGCGTCCGCTTCTGGAGTCCCGGAGTTCCCCAGCATCCGCTTTGGATTTGGACCAGCCAGTCCAGTTCACCATCATAACCAGCCCCACCAAGTATGAGGTACGCCTCTCtgtcggcgaggtcaacACGAACATTTCTTTCACGTCCGAGGATTTGACCGTATTGCCTCCCGTCGGGGGGGCCTTTTGCGGCGTCATGTACGGCATCTATTCATTTGGCCGAAACGAGCCGGTGCTTGATCCCTCTGACTTCACCGACATCGAGATACTGGAGATAAGACCATAG